Proteins from a genomic interval of Lolium perenne isolate Kyuss_39 chromosome 1, Kyuss_2.0, whole genome shotgun sequence:
- the LOC139832377 gene encoding uncharacterized protein translates to MATCLWKVAVEEFGVTKGSRREAKDTWWWNDEVQKVIREKKDCFRYLYLDRSAANMDKYKVAKKAAKRAVSEARGRAYEDLYQRLNTKEGERDIYKMAKFRERKTRDVNEVKWIKDGDDQLLVKDEAIKRRWREYFDNLYNGEAESSTIELDDSFDDTSMCFVRRIQESEVKEALRRMKGGKAMGPDGIPIEAWRGLGDIAIVWITKLFNLIFRASTELWHIIEEGYSPRDPRKLSRRDVVDDQLHSTAIQIIHMAVTPKDRAHIRSLKTAEEAWDKLGKLFLRK, encoded by the exons ATGGCGACCTGTTTGTGGAAGGTCGCTGTAGAGGAGTTTGGGGTGACTAAGGGAAGTAGAAGGGAAGCGAAGGATACCTGGTGGTGGAACGATGAGGTCCAGAAGGTTATTAGggagaaaaaggactgtttcagaTACCTATATCTGGACAGGAGTGCAGCTAACATGGATAAGTACAAGGTGGCGAAGAAGGCTGCAAAGCGGGCGGTGAGTGAAGCAAGGGGTCGGGCGTATGAGGACCTCTACCAACGTTTAAACACGAAGGAAGGCGAAAGGGACATCTATAAGATGGCCAAGTTTAGGGAGAGGAAGACGAGGGATGTCAACGAAGTCAAATGGATCAAGGACGGAGATGATCAGCTTCTTGTGAAGGATGAGGCGATCAAGCGTAGATGGCGGGAGTACTTTGACAACCTTTACAATGGAGAGGCTGAGAGCTCTACCATTGAGCTAGACGACTCCTTTGATGATACCAGCATGTGCTTTGTGCGACGTATCCAGGAGTCTGAGGTTAAGGAGGCGTTAAGGAGGATGAAAGGCGGCAAGGCGATGGGTcctgatggtatccccatcgaggCGTGGAGAGGCCTTGGAGACATAGCGATAGTATGGATAACTAAGCTTTTCAACCTCATTTTTCG cgcttccaCCGAGCTATGGCACATCATTGAGGAAGGTTACTCACCACGAGATCCAAGGAAGTTGTCAAGAagggatgtggtggatgaccaactccacTCCACTGCTATCCAGATAATCCACATGGCCGTCacacccaaggaccgcgctcacatCCGATCTCTCAAGACCGCCGaagaagcatgggacaaacttggcAAGCTCTTCCTTCGGAAATGA